A genomic window from Longimicrobium sp. includes:
- a CDS encoding thiopeptide-type bacteriocin biosynthesis protein, protein MTEPRHEHGWLSVYLFINGWIYAPECDQVVTNHVEPFVRRCMAEGWADQHFFIRYSEHGPHVRLRLHGRTDVLEGTVWPALVEHVRASHPHVRVDELPETPSYSRVDDQPAGVTHLARVAYEPETQRYGGPDALAVAERLFQDSSDAAYALVARMGGERPSRLGKGLLSTVMACHVFCETRERATTFAHTYSTSYLRSLAREDEGRETFISAFDRGYEQQADTLAAYVHEVWERMDEGEELSETLDRYGEGLRARRAELRALFDEGRVQVAGQPVDDCQRVVGGIVPSYVHMMNNRLGITIQEESYLGYLVHRALQSPAAAAEA, encoded by the coding sequence ATGACCGAACCGCGGCACGAGCACGGCTGGCTGAGCGTCTACCTGTTCATCAACGGCTGGATCTACGCCCCCGAGTGCGACCAGGTGGTCACCAACCACGTCGAGCCGTTCGTCCGCCGCTGCATGGCCGAGGGCTGGGCCGATCAGCACTTCTTCATCCGCTACAGCGAGCACGGCCCGCACGTGCGCCTGCGCCTGCACGGACGCACCGACGTGCTCGAAGGGACCGTGTGGCCCGCGCTGGTGGAGCACGTGCGCGCATCGCATCCGCACGTGCGGGTGGACGAGCTTCCCGAGACGCCCTCGTACAGCCGCGTCGACGACCAGCCCGCGGGGGTGACGCACCTGGCGCGCGTGGCGTACGAGCCGGAAACCCAGCGTTACGGCGGCCCCGACGCGCTGGCGGTCGCCGAGCGGTTGTTCCAGGACTCCAGCGACGCGGCGTACGCGCTCGTGGCGCGCATGGGCGGCGAGCGGCCGTCGCGGCTGGGCAAGGGGCTGCTCTCCACCGTGATGGCCTGCCACGTCTTCTGCGAAACCCGCGAGCGCGCCACCACGTTCGCCCACACCTACTCCACCAGCTACCTGCGCTCGCTCGCCCGCGAAGACGAAGGGCGCGAGACGTTCATCAGCGCCTTCGACCGCGGGTACGAGCAGCAGGCAGACACCCTCGCGGCGTACGTCCACGAGGTGTGGGAGCGGATGGACGAGGGCGAGGAGCTGTCCGAGACGCTGGATCGCTACGGCGAGGGACTCAGGGCGCGCCGGGCCGAGCTGCGGGCGCTGTTCGACGAGGGCCGGGTGCAGGTGGCCGGACAGCCGGTGGACGACTGCCAGCGGGTGGTGGGCGGCATCGTCCCCAGCTACGTGCACATGATGAACAACCGCCTGGGCATCACCATCCAGGAAGAAAGCTACCTTGGATACCTGGTCCACCGCGCGCTCCAAAGCCCCGCCGCGGCGGCCGAGGCCTGA